The proteins below are encoded in one region of Fulvia fulva chromosome 9, complete sequence:
- a CDS encoding Arginine N-methyltransferase, whose translation MPLMILSVVADEVICMLGCSPCSIIRIQRVAGDGVMFAGRSKNFWWHASKTRSPSYIVQQHTMSNPAQNDPAMAVGTDTTNDEILLAATNHDIETLKKLLRTGDARMQDPDAGFSPLHAAVAACESDRDLNDEEVDNERDAVHGNALTEESALATVKLLLENGAIWNELDNHDDTPGCIALRLGLKKVYEEIVAAGVRAELLFGRLDQYDLLPDNDAEEDHDDDAIHGMEPTPRGTASTANGQANDTAMDLDGMDPSPNPSTKVEDTTAGADSSVPTSTQTDETAEHTTEPVLSNPNVDSEAYLASKLTYSEGRLLDSDKNAVMMDWETEIMKVSADQICYKKGLRTMNIGHGMGIVDKMFLANDPEMHHIIEAHPEVMEKLRREGWHDMPNVTVHEGKWQDVLPKLVEQGVILDGIYYDTYAEDYKDLKELFQEYVIALMDSNGRFGFYNGLGADRQVCYDVYTKVSELDLFDAGMDVEWTILKVPDLAQTSNPGANWEGIRRPYWCVPEYRLPTCKFVG comes from the exons ATGCCGTTGATGATCTTGTCCGTCGTAGCAGACGAAGTGATATGCATGCTTGGATGCTCTCCCTGTAGCATCATCCGCATTCAACGTGTTGCCGGTGACGGTGTCATGTTCGCGGGGAGATCGAAGAACTTTTGGTGGCATGCCTCGAAGACTCGTTCTCCTTCGTACATTGTACAGCAACACACCATGTCAAACCCGGCGCAAAACGACCCAGCAATGGCTGTGGGTACTGATACGACCAACGACGAAATCCTCCTCGCCGCGACCAACCACGACATCGAGACTCTCAAAAAGCTGCTGCGAACTGGCGATGCGAGAATGCAAGATCCCGACGCTGGCTTCTCCCCGCTCCACGCTGCCGTCGCCGCCTGCGAGTCCGACCGTGATCTAAACGACGAGGAGGTCGACAACGAGCGAGATGCAGTGCACGGCAATGCTCTGACCGAGGAGTCTGCTTTGGCGACCGTCAAGCTGTTGTTGGAGAACGGCGCAATCTGGAACGAGCTTGACAACCACGATGACACACCTGGCTGCATTGCTCTACGACTAGGTCTGAAGAAGGTGTATGAGGAGATTGTGGCAGCTGGTGTTCGGGCAGAGCTTCTGTTTGGCAGACTGGACCAGTATGACCTACTGCCAGACAACGATGCTGAAGAGGACCATGACGATGACGCGATCCATGGTATGGAGCCGACGCCTAGAGGTACAGCCTCGACCGCCAATGGACAGGCCAACGATACTGCTATGGATCTAGACGGCATGGACCCATCGCCGAACCCATCCACCAAGGTCGAAGATACCACAGCAGGTGCAGACTCGAGCGTGCCTACCAGTACACAAACCGACGAGACCGCCGAGCATACCACCGAGCCAGTACTATCGAACCCAAACGTCGACAGCGAAGCCTACCTCGCCTCAAAGCTCACCTACTCCGAGGGTCGCCTTCTCGACTCTGACAAGAACGCCGTCATGATGGATTGGGAGACAGAAATCATGAAAGTCTCCGCCGACCAGATCTGCTACAAGAAGGGTCTCAGAACAATGAATATCGGCCACGGCATGGGTATTGTGGACAAGATGTTCCTCGCAAACGACCCAGAGATGCACCACATCATCGAGGCACACCCGGAAGTCATGGAGAAGCTGCGAAGAGAAGGATGGCACGATATGCCGAATGTCACAGTCCATGAGGGCAAGTGGCAAGATGTGCTACCAAAGCTAGTCGAGCAGGGTGTGATTCTTGATGGCATCTACTACGACACCTACGCGGAAGACTACAAGGATCTGAAGGAGCTCTTCCAGGAGTATGTCATTGCGCTGATGGACAGTAATGGTCGCTTCGGCTTCTACAATGGTCTTGGAGCTGATCGCCAGGTCTGCTATGATGTTTACACCAAG GTCTCCGAGCTTGACCTTTTCGACGCAGGTATGGACGTGGAGTGGACGATCCTCAAGGTTCCAGACCTTGCTCAAACCTCCAACCCTGGTGCCAACTGGGAAGGCATCCGTCGACCATACTGGTGTGTGCCCGAGTACCGCTTGCCAACCTGCAAATTTGTGGGTTGA
- a CDS encoding Conserved oligomeric Golgi complex subunit 4: MAHLADGLVEAAPSVHRASTAEDVRAALQELSRREAAVTSRLDTLLATQKHVSRQLSKLDLARAQLGSQAMATRGISNTMLSSAASTAHRISRAVKKLDKEQAAVKSTLELVEQVAELKASVLGVHGSMGAPQDWETAANHLHRASQVPDSVIDGAFAEEIVPTAEVPDRPRETLDSAAESLCGLFLREFETAARDGDGARVTRFFKLFPLIGRSHVGLDAYGSYVCSGIAARARSNMSSTQRREGLFYANALTKLFEHIAQIVEGHEPLVERHYRPGSMVKVIERIQVEADAQAGLILDTWAEERRVNRKLTDVKSYPFNFLVQSFLPSQKSSFNPRSDSPAPAASGRASEDEGVDMKEIDALLNESATMLGSWSLYARFLASKTASPADGNLDDKLHLPAYLTHSTLQKKVNELLIEPFNLMATFFTRRSVEKSFQLDEPPSDLTLNPNKQLGSSPPFVTSAVDDVMFIVNQVLQRTLSTSQRTVVASTIPSVGRVLGSDFFGMIQRKMRDESYPKAAIQGALPPEGLIISFLVLINNLDVATDYVKRIVNTSLGAAQPSTALSDSFPFGNEAVSVEKSLRNMESAFEAKTSELINEAVEVTLKQVMRPRLSPVLKETFRDLDYDTTTNEDTASDSEPDDAVAQRFEKGWQAFTLPIKRILTPNVYDKLITATIGYLARNLERRIATYYGRVNELGAVRLERDIAGIVASAVKGGKYELRDAFARCTQMTLIINMEDDEWEEISKLSGAQLERETGVQWKLDAEERKRARNIVKDRG; this comes from the coding sequence ATGGCACACCTGGCTGATGGGCTCGTGGAAGCCGCGCCAAGCGTACACCGTGCCTCCACCGCAGAAGACGTCCGTGCCGCGCTGCAGGAGCTGTCTCGACGGGAAGCGGCAGTGACCTCGCGTCTGGATACGTTGCTGGCCACCCAGAAGCATGTCTCGCGCCAGCTGTCAAAGCTGGATCTGGCACGCGCCCAGCTTGGGTCTCAGGCGATGGCGACGAGAGGCATCAGTAACACTATGCTATCTTCCGCCGCCTCGACCGCACACCGAATCTCCCGAGCTGTCAAGAAACTGGACAAGGAGCAAGCCGCCGTCAAGTCGACGCTGGAGCTTGTGGAACAGGTCGCTGAGCTCAAAGCCTCTGTTCTCGGAGTACACGGCTCGATGGGAGCACCCCAAGACTGGGAGACTGCTGCGAATCACCTCCATCGTGCTTCTCAAGTTCCGGATTCTGTCATTGACGGAGCCTTCGCCGAGGAGATTGTCCCTACTGCAGAAGTGCCAGATCGACCAAGGGAGACCTTAGACAGCGCAGCCGAAAGTCTGTGTGGCCTGTTCCTACGAGAATTCGAAACGGCTGCCCGCGATGGCGATGGTGCCAGAGTTACTCGATTCTTCAAGCTCTTCCCTCTGATCGGACGAAGTCATGTCGGACTCGATGCGTACGGAAGCTATGTCTGTTCCGGCATTGCTGCTCGCGCGCGCAGCAACATGAGTTCCACGCAAAGACGAGAAGGACTCTTCTACGCCAATGCCTTGACGAAGCTATTTGAGCACATTGCCCAGATTGTGGAAGGGCACGAGCCACTGGTTGAGCGTCACTACCGACCTGGAAGCATGGTCAAAGTCATCGAGCGGATTCAGGTGGAAGCAGATGCGCAAGCCGGCTTGATCCTAGACACCTGGGCCGAGGAGAGGAGAGTGAACCGTAAGCTCACTGATGTCAAGAGTTATCCATTCAACTTCTTGGTGCAGAGTTTCTTGCCGAGTCAGAAGTCATCATTCAACCCGAGAAGCGACTCTCCCGCGCCAGCAGCCTCCGGACGAGCGAGTGAGGACGAAGGCGTTGACATGAAGGAGATTGATGCTTTGCTCAACGAAAGTGCTACGATGCTTGGTAGCTGGTCACTTTATGCTCGCTTCCTGGCTTCAAAGACGGCTTCACCTGCGGATGGCAATCTGGATGACAAGCTCCATCTACCGGCATATCTCACGCACAGCACGCTGCAGAAGAAAGTAAACGAACTTCTGATCGAACCTTTCAACCTTATGGCCACCTTCTTCACCAGGAGGTCTGTTGAGAAGTCGTTCCAGCTGGACGAGCCACCTTCTGACCTCACGCTGAACCCGAATAAGCAGTTGGGCTCATCTCCGCCCTTCGTCACTTCCGCGGTCGACGATGTCATGTTCATCGTCAATCAGGTGCTGCAACGGACACTCTCCACATCTCAGCGGACTGTCGTAGCAAGCACGATTCCATCAGTCGGGAGAGTCTTGGGATCTGACTTCTTCGGCATGATTCAGCGAAAGATGCGAGACGAAAGCTATCCCAAGGCAGCCATCCAAGGAGCACTACCGCCCGAAGGCCTCATCATATCCTTCCTGGTCCTCATCAACAACCTGGATGTGGCCACTGACTACGTCAAGCGCATCGTCAACACATCCCTCGGCGCAGCACAGCCATCAACAGCATTATCAGACTCCTTTCCCTTCGGCAACGAAGCAGTATCCGTCGAGAAAAGCCTACGAAACATGGAATCTGCCTTCGAAGCCAAGACCTCCGAACTCATCAACGAAGCCGTCGAAGTCACCCTCAAACAAGTAATGCGCCCTCGCTTGAGTCCAGTCCTCAAGGAAACTTTCCGCGACCTAGACTACGACACCACCACCAACGAAGACACCGCCTCAGACTCCGAGCCTGACGACGCTGTCGCACAACGCTTCGAAAAAGGCTGGCAGGCCTTCACCCTCCCCATCAAACGTATCCTGACCCCCAACGTCTACGACAAACTCATAACCGCGACGATCGGCTACCTCGCTAGGAACTTGGAGCGACGGATCGCAACGTATTATGGTCGTGTCAACGAGCTGGGTGCCGTTCGGCTGGAGAGGGATATTGCGGGCATTGTGGCTTCTGCCGTGAAAGGTGGCAAGTATGAGCTGCGAGATGCGTTTGCGAGGTGTACCCAGATGACGCTGATAATCAATATGGAGGATGATGAGTGGGAGGAGATTTCAAAGTTGAGCGGTGCGCAGCTCGAGCGTGAGACTGGTGTGCAATGGAAACTGGATGCCGAGGAGAGGAAGCGGGCGAGAAACATCGTGAAAGACCGTGGATAA
- a CDS encoding Sterol O-acyltransferase 2, with protein MADPDPPASRRPPAVKETLHAQTATATVTEDGITTDGKLGTSERPSSARPTNTPGSAHETTLGSSGVTIAAISDDSDESVEDYDKLEIDPDTLILNTRKSLDSSYRPSAMDSETKAGAARKSSLSLDTAASAKRNSIQVKLARTDRKGRYILTADDPEIKAILRKGIEREEAEAKGKKPRNRFRDLIFTRQFTTFDRQNPASADSPFFGFFTLFWLCMALIFFQVALRNWRDYGSIFGYNQVMKLMFSRDVIVLGLTDGVMCAACFEGVLLQKLVQKGYINWAKSGWILQNLWQSAYLGGIIGWAYFREWPWTHTIFVTLHGLVFLMKQHSYAFYNGYLSSVARRKALLEEKLQALEAMEPVQSPLSSPNATNIGDPFATGTDLNGPAARPTQRRRPSMGPRTSTNLQTEKSDVANVAAAIELGSIDGDQMITFASVFRHEIDELNKELQGESEGGQKTYPNNLTITNMAEYVCLPTLVYELDYPRQEKTNWWYVAEKTIATFGVLCVMQVVSQGYIYPLVAKTNQMKESGMTLEQRWQEFPFIVSDMLFPMLIEQLLTWYLIWECILNVLAEVTRFADRGFYGDWWNSVTWDQYARDWNRPVHNFLLRHVYHSSISSFHMSKVGATFVTFLLSALVHEMCMALIFKKIRGYLFWMQLLQMPLVAFSRSKLMKGKAILGNTIFWLGLFIGPAMLTSLYLVV; from the coding sequence ATGGCCGACCCTGATCCACCAGCTTCTCGCCGTCCACCTGCTGTGAAAGAGACACTGCATGCACAAACAGCGACGGCAACAGTCACTGAAGATGGCATCACAACAGATGGCAAGCTCGGCACCAGCGAACGGCCCTCGTCAGCACGACCGACCAACACACCAGGATCCGCGCATGAGACCACGCTCGGATCCTCGGGAGTCACCATTGCCGCCATATCAGACGACTCCGATGAGTCCGTCGAGGACTACGACAAGCTGGAGATCGATCCAGATACTCTCATCCTCAACACACGAAAGAGCTTGGACAGCAGCTATCGACCCTCCGCCATGGACTCCGAAACCAAAGCAGGTGCCGCGCGGAAAAGCTCCTTGTCACTCGATACGGCCGCGTCAGCGAAGAGGAATAGCATACAAGTCAAGTTGGCGAGAACAGACAGGAAGGGCCGCTACATCCTCACAGCCGATGATCCGGAGATCAAGGCGATACTGCGCAAAGGCATCGAGAGGGAAGAGGCAGAAGCAAAGGGCAAGAAGCCACGGAATCGATTTCGAGACCTCATCTTCACCAGACAGTTCACCACCTTCGATCGGCAGAACCCAGCGAGCGCCGACAGTCCATTCTTCGGCTTCTTCACACTCTTCTGGCTATGCATGGCCTTGATCTTCTTCCAGGTTGCGCTTCGGAACTGGCGAGACTATGGCAGCATCTTCGGCTACAATCAAGTGATGAAGCTGATGTTTAGTCGGGACGTGATAGTGCTGGGTTTGACGGACGGAGTCATGTGTGCAGCATGCTTCGAAGGCGTGCTGCTCCAGAAGCTGGTGCAGAAGGGCTACATCAATTGGGCGAAGAGTGGGTGGATCCTTCAGAACCTATGGCAGAGTGCGTACCTTGGAGGTATCATTGGATGGGCATACTTCCGCGAGTGGCCATGGACGCATACCATCTTCGTGACTCTACACGGTCTGGTCTTCCTGATGAAGCAGCACAGTTATGCCTTCTACAATGGCTACCTCTCCAGTGTCGCTCGGCGAAAGGCGTTGCTTGAGGAGAAGCTGCAAGCTTTGGAAGCCATGGAGCCCGTACAATCTCCGTTAAGCAGTCCCAACGCTACTAACATCGGTGATCCGTTCGCAACGGGCACAGACTTGAACGGGCCTGCGGCAAGACCTACCCAACGACGACGTCCATCTATGGGTCCACGCACAAGCACGAATCTGCAGACTGAGAAGTCGGACGTAGCGAACGTGGCTGCAGCAATCGAGCTGGGGTCAATCGATGGGGACCAGATGATCACCTTCGCATCTGTATTCCGACACGAGATCGATGAGCTCAACAAAGAACTACAAGGCGAAAGCGAAGGCGGCCAGAAAACATACCCCAATAACCTCACGATCACAAACATGGCCGAATACGTCTGCCTGCCAACCCTCGTCTACGAACTCGACTACCCCCGCCAAGAAAAGACAAACTGGTGGTACGTCGCCGAGAAAACCATCGCCACCTTCGGCGTCCTCTGCGTAATGCAAGTCGTCTCACAAGGCTACATCTACCCACTCGTTGCCAAAACAAACCAGATGAAGGAATCCGGCATGACCCTCGAACAACGCTGGCAGGAATTCCCCTTCATCGTCTCCGATATGCTCTTCCCCATGCTCATCGAGCAACTCCTCACCTGGTACCTCATCTGGGAATGCATCCTCAACGTCCTCGCTGAAGTGACCCGTTTTGCGGACCGCGGCTTCTACGGCGACTGGTGGAACTCCGTCACCTGGGATCAGTACGCCCGCGACTGGAATCGGCCCGTCCATAATTTCCTCCTACGACACGTCTACCACAGCAGTATCAGCTCGTTCCATATGAGCAAGGTGGGCGCAACCTTCGTAACTTTTCTACTCAGCGCGCTGGTGCATGAGATGTGCATGGCGCTCATCTTCAAGAAGATTCGGGGGTATTTGTTCTGGATGCAGCTACTGCAGATGCCGCTGGTGGCGTTCAGCAGGAGTAAGCTCATGAAGGGGAAGGCGATTCTGGGGAATACGATTTTCTGGCTGGGATTGTTTATTGGGCCCGCGATGCTGACGAGTTTGTATCTGGTTGTATGA
- a CDS encoding FAD-dependent monooxygenase cctM — protein MTQVDPHIPQIKENQSVPMFEGSSGKLIKVLESSKCYRLRRDKLRELLSRGLDVRYGKELAKIELTGGYRTVAARFTDGSQNTGRLLIGCDGAHSLVRSNLVGGLSAQLKPLGFATAMCYSKHTAEHAKWLRSPPFHPINQFAVHPDGKAAWLSVHDAENKDDPSSWTFFHYISYPTPPDHDKWNTAKLLQHQKELAKSFCEPWRSIYQWMPDDATEVWNTSLQDWDPSLPEHGWDSQHGRVTLAGDAAHPMTFQRGQGANNALQDALELCRAAETCWQSVDFTKGGGIEPLLCMSRR, from the exons ATGACGCAGGTAGATCCTCATATCCCGCAGATCAAGGAGAATCAGAGTGTGCCGATGTTTGAGGGGTCGAGTGGGAAGTTGATCAAGGTGTTGGAGTCGAGTAAGTGCTATCGTTTGCGGAGGGATAAGCTGCGAGAGTTGCTGTCTCGGGGGCTTGATGTGAGGTATGGTAAGGAGTTGGCCAAGATCGAG TTGACGGGCGGGTACCGTACTGTAGCGGCTCGCTTCACGGATGGGTCGCAGAATACTGGCCGCTTGCTGATCGGCTGCGACGGCGCTCATTCGCTCGTCCGCAGCAATCTTGTTGGGGGGCTTTCGGCGCAGTTGAAGCCGCTGGGTTTTGCGACTGCGATGTGTTACTCGAAACATACCGCTGAACATGCCAAG TGGCTCCGCTCCCCGCCCTTCCACCCCATCAACCAATTCGCCGTACACCCCGACGGCAAAGCCGCCTGGCTCAGCGTCCACGACGCCGAGAACAAAGACGACCCTTCAAGCTGGACCTTCTTCCACTACATCTCCTACCCCACGCCACCAGACCACGACAAATGGAACACCGCAAAACTCCTCCAACACCAGAAAGAGCTCGCCAAATCCTTCTGCGAGCCATGGCGGAGCATATACCAATGGATGCCAGACGACGCGACAGAGGTCTGGAACACCAGTCTGCAAGACTGGGACCCCAGCTTGCCGGAGCATGGCTGGGACAGTCAGCACGGACGG GTGACCCTGGCCGGCGACGCCGCACACCCTATGACCTTCCAACGCGGGCAGGGCGCAAACAACGCCCTCCAAGACGCGCTGGAGCTCTGCCGCGCGGCAGAGACGTGTTGGCAGAGTGTAGACTTTACGAAGGGAGGGGGGATCGAG CCGTTGCTGTGTATGAGCAGGAGATGA
- a CDS encoding Magnesium transporter NIPA2 — protein sequence MDAAGHALYHAAQLYARATDTATGTASETASTTSSTPSSASTSKAAAGRPPTYKMVGIILAVCSGLFIGVSFVIKKIGLLQANVEYNQEAGEGYGYLKNVWWWSGMTLMIIGEICNFVAYAFTDAILVTPLGALAVVTTAILSWVFLKERLSFVGWVACFLCIVGSVIITLNAPEQSAVSDIQAMQHYVIAPGFLSYAGVIILGSALVAWWVAPRYGKKSMMVYLSICSMVGGLSVVATQGLGSAIIAAINGKPQFNQWFLYVLFVFVIGTLLTEIIYLNKALNIFNAALVTPTYYVFFTSSTIIASAVLFQGFHGTTTQIIDVVMGFLTICSGVVLLQLAKSAKDVPDTKVLTGEMDQIRTVAEQEEHEYEPRADTMRGAAGLIRAISTSRGKKEAEEAKRIHEERMEPIGENEIVEWDGLRRRKTVSTQHSGSIHRPRTAHPPLGMSSFPDEDNISEPDSEVHPGFFGRIGRSMRSRPSTRRQRGHSPVPMDSVTADKLDEEQSEQHVYHLPPGLQKAHDTDHDNTAYKSPLPPGSSGSHIQWAGQTPDRERADSQTSSRVPPRVPAHSRGGSGGTARRQFSFQNVMPWRNKSGAGNDDDHRPISRGALSFVSRSSSQNYPTGNTTTEEERLGLVHGDSSKKLPKFDEEDERAAEDRRSSDEWQAASGSAGSSPQQIDTSGDLGPRRTRDTFSDDDLYTRPLRDPRDESPSGGGRGGRAFV from the exons ATGGACGCCGCCGGACATGCGCTCTACCACGCTGCGCAATTATACGCGCGAGCCACCGACACAGCCACTGGGACTGCCAGCGAAACCGCCTCGACGACGTCCAGCACGCCATCATCGGCCTCGACGTCCAAAGCCGCCGCCGGTCGCCCGCCTACGTACAAGATGGTTGGCATCATCCTCGCCGTGTGTTCTGGACTCTTTATTGGTGTGTCCTTCGTCATCAAGAAGATCGGACTGTTGCAAGCCAATGTCGAATACAATCAAGAGGCGGGTGAAGGATATGGATACCTCAAGAACGTCTGGTGGTGGTCGGGCATGACCCTGATGATTATTGGCGAGATCTGCAACTTTGTCGCATACGCTTTTACCGACGCCATCCTGGTTACACCCCTCGGCGCACTGGCTGTGGTAACGACTGCCATCTTGTCGTGGGTCTTCCTGAAAGAGAGACTAAGCTTCGTCGGCTGGGTCGCATGCTTTCTCTGCATCGTGGGCAGCGTCATCATCACACTCAATGCTCCGGAGCAGAGTGCTGTCAGCGACATCCAAGCCATGCAGCACTATGTCATTGCGCCTGGCTTCTTGAGTTATGCCGGAGTCATCATATTGGGGTCCGCCTTGGTGGCCTGGTGGGTCGCGCCCCGGTATGGAAAGAAGAGCATGATGGTCTACTTGAGCATCTGCTCCATGGTCGGAGGTCTGAGTGTGGTCGCAACACAGGGCTTGGGCTCCGCGATCATAGCGGCCATCAACGGGAAGCCGCAGTTCAATCAGTGGTTCCTGTACGTCTTGTTCGTGTTCGTCATTGGAACGCTGTTGACGGAGATCATCTACTTGAAT AAAGCTCTCAACATCTTCAACGCCGCGCTGGTCACGCCGACATACTACGTCTTCTTCACATCATCCACCATCATCGCATCCGCCGTCCTTTTCCAAGGCTTTCATGGCACAACTACCCAGATCATCGACGTGGTCATGGGTTTCTTGACCATCTGCTCCGGTGTCGTTCTACTACAGCTCGCCAAGTCTGCAAAGGACGTGCCAGATACGAAAGTGCTCACTGGAGAGATGGATCAGATCAGGACTGTTGCTGAACAGGAAGAGCACGAATATGAGCCTCGGGCAGATACTATGCGTGGTGCGGCAGGTCTTATACGTGCAATCAGCACATCTCGCGGGAAGAAAGAGGCGGAAGAAGCGAAACGCATACACGAAGAACGAATGGAGCCGATTGGTGAGAACGAGATTGTGGAATGGGATGGTCTGCGAAGGAGAAAGACAGTGTCAACCCAGCACAGTGGGTCGATACACCGACCAAGAACCGCGCACCCTCCTTTGGGCATGTCGAGTTTTCCAGACGAAGACAACATTAGTGAGCCGGACAGCGAAGTACATCCAGGGTTCTTTGGTCGAATTGGACGAAGCATGCGTTCTCGTCCTTCAACACGCAGACAACGGGGCCATAGCCCGGTCCCGATGGATAGTGTCACGGCCGACAAGCTGGATGAAGAACAGTCGGAACAACACGTGTACCATCTCCCACCTGGTCTGCAGAAAGCGCACGACACAGATCACGACAATACAGCATACAAGTCACCTCTCCCGCCTGGATCGAGCGGATCTCACATACAATGGGCTGGCCAGACTCCGGATCGAGAGAGGGCCGATTCGCAAACCAGTAGCCGTGTACCACCGAGAGTTCCAGCACACAGCCGTGGCGGAAGCGGCGGAACAGCACGAAGACAATTTTCCTTCCAGAACGTCATGCCTTGGCGGAATAAGTCTGGTGCTGGCAACGACGACGACCATCGACCCATTAGCAGGGGTGCCTTGTCCTTCGTCAGTCGCTCTAGCAGTCAGAACTATCCCACCGGCAACACCACCACCGAAGAAGAGCGGTTAGGTCTTGTCCACGGCGACTCCTCGAAGAAACTGCCCAAATTCGACGAAGAAGATGAACGCGCCGCAGAAGATCGCAGAAGTTCCGACGAGTGGCAGGCCGCTTCTGGATCTGCTGGGTCCAGTCCACAGCAGATTGATACGAGTGGGGATCTTGGACCCAGACGGACGAGGGATACCTTCAGTGATGATGATCTCTACACTCGGCCGCTGAGAGATCCGCGCGATGAATCGCCGTCCGGTGGAGGTCGAGGTGGGAGGGCGTTTGTCTAG
- a CDS encoding NAD-dependent protein deacetylase hst2-1, protein MGNEESSPIDEAIPPQTLTGRTIEAVAEYIRSGKADKIVVMTGAGISTSAGIPDFRSPETGLYANLARLDLPYAEAVFDISYFREKPEPFYTLAHELYPGKYRPTITHSFIRLLQDKGLLLKLFTQNIDCLEREAGVHDDKIIEAHGSFARQSCIECKQPYPEDEIREHISNKTIPRCHNCDGLVKPEIVFFGEQLPAAFFENRDKPAEANLAIVIGSSLTVQPFASLPQMARDGTPRLLLNREWVGGIGGRSDDVCILGDCDDGVRKLAKELGWLEELEALWAKTAPKAAQDTKTANKKSRDEAFQEEMDKLTKEVDETLNLSKYHQDKVRNERLPGEARKDDVGTAKSKSTREHDLSHVFVGGPRVDSFTPAAGSSEKPDNSKL, encoded by the coding sequence ATGGGCAACGAAGAAAGCTCGCCGATAGATGAGGCGATCCCGCCGCAGACTCTTACTGGCCGGACCATCGAGGCTGTGGCAGAGTACATCAGAAGCGGCAAAGCGGACAAGATTGTGGTGATGACTGGCGCTGGCATATCCACAAGTGCCGGCATACCTGACTTCAGATCGCCCGAGACAGGTTTGTATGCGAATTTGGCAAGGCTGGATCTACCGTACGCGGAAGCAGTGTTCGACATCAGCTACTTCAGGGAGAAGCCGGAGCCTTTCTATACTCTCGCGCACGAGCTTTACCCTGGCAAGTACAGGCCGACCATCACGCACTCTTTCATTAGGCTGCTGCAAGACAAAGGCCTCTTGCTCAAGCTATTCACACAGAACATCGACTGCCTGGAGCGTGAAGCTGGAGTACATGACGACAAGATCATCGAGGCCCATGGATCCTTTGCGAGACAAAGCTGTATCGAATGCAAGCAGCCATACCCAGAAGATGAGATTAGGGAGCACATCAGCAACAAGACCATCCCACGATGCCACAACTGCGACGGTCTTGTCAAGCCAGAGATCGTCTTCTTCGGCGAGCAGTTACCTGCAGCATTCTTCGAGAACAGAGACAAGCCAGCTGAGGCGAACCTTGCGATTGTGATCGGTTCTAGCTTGACCGTTCAGCCATTCGCAAGTCTGCCGCAGATGGCACGAGATGGCACGCCGCGACTGCTCTTGAACAGAGAGTGGGTTGGGGGAATAGGTGGTAGATCCGACGATGTCTGCATCCTGGGAGATTGTGATGATGGTGTGCGCAAGCTTGCTAAAGAGCTTGGCTGGCTGGAGGAGCTCGAAGCACTATGGGCAAAGACCGCGCCAAAGGCAGCTCAAGACACGAAGACGGCGAATAAGAAGTCCAGAGATGAAGCCTTCCAGGAAGAGATGGACAAGTTGACGAAAGAGGTTGACGAGACTCTCAACTTGTCGAAGTACCACCAAGATAAAGTGCGAAATGAGCGTCTGCCAGGCGAGGCACGAAAGGACGACGTCGGCACAGCGAAGTCGAAATCCACTAGAGAACATGACCTGAGCCACGTATTTGTTGGAGGTCCTCGGGTTGACAGCTTCACACCTGCGGCGGGAAGCAGCGAAAAGCCTGATAACTCGAAGCTGTAA